The Penicillium oxalicum strain HP7-1 chromosome V, whole genome shotgun sequence genomic interval AATTATGCGGTAGAGCAATTACCCCACCACGGTCCTCTCACTGATCTTTTAGTCCCAACTTTGAGCCTATTTATTACATACTCGAAACTCTCCAATCGGCGGCGCGAGAGTCAAAAGAGCGCTTATCAGTTGTTGGTACGCTTTAACCCCACACTGCGAGACACTAATGGGAGCTGGGAGCTTCCTTCTTGTTTCTCGCCAGCTCGCTCTTATCTTTCTCTGTAAATCACCTGAGTTCTCAAAGAGTGTGTAGGCTCGAAAGAAGAATCGTGCGTACAAATCTCTTCACACCATCGCCAGCTGGCCAACCGTAACGACCGTGAAGGGTGTTCAGTCTCATCCGGTTGCAATTTCCCGTCCTTGGGAGCCAAGAGCAGCTCGTTCAACCTTCACCGCGGACTCCACCCGTCGCACTCGCCTGCCACACGGCACACGACCATTGGGAAAAGTTTCACAGGGATTCCATCCAAACAACTGACTGTCAATGGCGCCTGAAAATTCAGATGAGGCCATAGGGGAGGCGTCCAGCTGGGGCTCATCCAGAATTCCGACGGTTATCGCGGCGAATTCATACGACGCTGATCAGCAAAGTCGTGGGAATCAAATCTCCGATCTGGAAAATCTTGGGAGAGCCAGGTACGCTGTCAGATGGCTGTGGGAGGGTGCTCTCTTGGAACCCCTTATGATGGTGATCGTTGCCTCCTCTAACTGACTATGACAGATCGTCTTCGTTCTCACGTATTCGCCAAGTCGGCGGGCCGAACAGTATTGACAACTTTGCGCGCTCGTGGCAAAGAGCTGCTCAGTTTCCCGAGGTTCTCCCCCGTCGCTCGTCATTCGTATCGGCggatctggatgatgatctcgccaTCGCATCAGGTCTAGACAATGGCTCGCGAAGCTCTCCTCCTTGGGGTCGCCAATCCGACCATGAGCGGCCTCTTCTTTCCGAGGACTCGGCGGGGGAGGACTCCGAGCAAGAGGATCTGAGCGCACCGGGCCGGTCCCGAAAGCGAGCCCCCAGTGCAGGTCTCCTCGCTTCGTCTTTTGAGCGAAGCTACGGTGCATCCTACGGGACCATCTCATCTCGCGTGAGTGAGACCGCTCGCCGCAATGTGATTCAATTCCACcgagagcagcagcaggctcTCGCAGAGGCTTCCGGAGATCCTGATCGCGCGCCTTTGATCGTCAAGCACGTCGAACACGTGGACGGGACTCATGAAGATATCATCATTGGACAGTCGACGGTGCCTCAGACGGTCTTCAACTCGGTCAACGTCTTGATTGGCATCGGCTTGCTGAGTCTACCACTGGCTATGAAACATGCTGGCTGGGTGCTCGGACTGTCCTTCTTGATCTACTCCGCCGTGATCACCTCATACACTGCGCGTATTCTCGCCAAGTGCTTGGATGTGGACAAGAGTCTAGTGACTTATGCGGACTTGGCTTATATTAGCTTTGGACAACAAGCCCGCTTGGTGACAAGTATTCTGTTCTGCCTGGAGTTGCTCGGCGCCTGTGTTGCCCTGGTGGTGCTGTTCGCGGATAGCTTGCATGTGTTGATCCCCGCCCTGGGCCTCCTCGAATGGAAGATTGTCTGTGGCCTGGTGCTGATTCCCTTGAATTTCCTACCCCTGCGTTTCCTCAGCGTGACCAGTATACTAGGCATTGTTTCCTGTACAGCCAGTAAGTCCCACTATTTCCACAGCATGCCGCGTGATCACAGCTTCCATGAGACACCGAGGAAGTAGACTGACGTTTCAAAGTTGTCCTGCTCATCTGCATTGATGGATTGATAAAACCAGATGCACCAGGCTCGCTGCGGCAACCCGCGAAGACGTTCCTCTTCCCAGAGAATTGGGCAACATTGCCACTGAGTTTTGGTCTGATCATGTGTAGGTTGACCATGCCGGCCCGGCCCATCGAATATACTGTTTTGCCTGTACTGACATGAAGATGATAGCTCCGTGGGGCGGACATGGTGTATTCCCGAATGTAAGTTGTCTTATGAACCATATGCTATCAACTCATCGGTTGCTCTGTTGGTATTGCAAGCTAACtcgcattttttttttccagatctACCGTGACATGAGACACCCTAAGAAATACGGAAAGAGTTTGTGGTCGACCTACATCTTCACGGTTTGTCACcagaaccccccccccccccccccccccccaatacTCTATTATTTTGGAAAAATTGGCCTGACCGATTATAGTTCTCTCTTGATTGCTCTATGGCCATCATCGGATGGCTCATGTTTGGAGACATTGTCCGGGATGAGATTACTGCAAATGTCCTCACGGTGGACCAGTATCCACGATCCATTTCCTCCGTCGGCATCATCATTTTTATTGCCATTATTCCATTGACGAAAGTGCCGTTGAAGTAAGTCTGCCATTTCTGAATGGATGATCATTGCACGATCTTCAATAGCTGACCGCGACCACAGCGCACGTCCTCTCGTGGCCACCTTCGAAGTCCTCTGCGGCGTAGGTATTGGACCAACAGCTAGCGATCATGCACAAGGCGAGTCCATGCGGAGGATGGGCCGCGCCGCCGTCCGCGTCTTCACCGTGGCGTTGATTGTCGTGTTGGCCATCGTATTCCCGGCGTTTGACCGCATCATGGCCTTCCTTGGTTCATTCCTCTGCTTCACGATCTGCATCATTTTCCCCCTCGCCTTCTATCTGAAGATCTTTGGGAATGAGATTCCTCGACGCGAGAGAATTTTGGACTggttcctcctcctctcatCCATGATGCTGGCGGCGATCGGAACTATCTGGGCATTCTTGCCTCGAGACATGATTGCAGAGAACTGAATGGTTGGTCTCGATTCCACCAACTGCTCCGCCCGGGACACCGGGCGAGGACCCGACCGCGTGTCTATGTATACATAGCGTGATGCGACGCGTTATTTTatgactttttctttttccgctTGTGAATTGTGATATCACCCTTGACGCAGAACGATGGCAAAGTTGTTTCTTTTGGCACCAGGATTGAGCATCTCTTTTTTGAAACTGCGCGGGGCTGACTGGCCGACATAGTGCCATAGTTGATAGATCAACTTGTTGCTGCGCTTGCTTTGTACCAATCGGAACCCCAAACTGGACAAGATATCAAGTAAACGTTCCTCGGTCACGTAGCGCGAGTTGTCCACGCATGCCACCGGCAAGACGAAGAACAGTGTCGGCGTAAAAGTAATCGAACATTGGGCTGTGAGGAATTCGACGCAGCGCTTGAGCATGTCACCCCGTCCCGTGGCATCCGGCACATAGTTCAAGACCAGCGAGAGACTTAGGATATGGAACCGCTCCATATCAGACGCCGGCAATGGCCGCTCCATGAAGTCCTGTTTCAAGATCCCCGGTTC includes:
- a CDS encoding Vacuolar amino acid transporter 1, translated to MAPENSDEAIGEASSWGSSRIPTVIAANSYDADQQSRGNQISDLENLGRARSSSFSRIRQVGGPNSIDNFARSWQRAAQFPEVLPRRSSFVSADLDDDLAIASGLDNGSRSSPPWGRQSDHERPLLSEDSAGEDSEQEDLSAPGRSRKRAPSAGLLASSFERSYGASYGTISSRVSETARRNVIQFHREQQQALAEASGDPDRAPLIVKHVEHVDGTHEDIIIGQSTVPQTVFNSVNVLIGIGLLSLPLAMKHAGWVLGLSFLIYSAVITSYTARILAKCLDVDKSLVTYADLAYISFGQQARLVTSILFCLELLGACVALVVLFADSLHVLIPALGLLEWKIVCGLVLIPLNFLPLRFLSVTSILGIVSCTAIVLLICIDGLIKPDAPGSLRQPAKTFLFPENWATLPLSFGLIMSPWGGHGVFPNIYRDMRHPKKYGKSLWSTYIFTFSLDCSMAIIGWLMFGDIVRDEITANVLTVDQYPRSISSVGIIIFIAIIPLTKVPLNARPLVATFEVLCGVGIGPTASDHAQGESMRRMGRAAVRVFTVALIVVLAIVFPAFDRIMAFLGSFLCFTICIIFPLAFYLKIFGNEIPRRERILDWFLLLSSMMLAAIGTIWAFLPRDMIAEN